A portion of the Camelus ferus isolate YT-003-E chromosome 16, BCGSAC_Cfer_1.0, whole genome shotgun sequence genome contains these proteins:
- the MPP2 gene encoding MAGUK p55 subfamily member 2 isoform X3 yields MASSPGSGASLEGISLGSSEETELRREAMQQVLDNLGSLPSATGAAELDLIFLRGIMESPIVRSLAKAHERLEETKLEAVRDNNLELVQEILRDLAQLAEQSSTAAELARILQEPHFQSLLETHDSVASKTYETPPPSPGLDPTFSNQPVPPDAVRMVGIRKTAGEHLGVTFRVEGGELVIARILHGGMVAQQGLLHVGDIIKEVNGQPVGSDPRALQELLRSASGSVILKILPSYQEPHLPRQVFVKCHFDYDPARDSLIPCKEAGLHFSAGDLLQIVNQDDANWWQACHVEGGSAGLIPSQLLEEKRKAFVKRDLELTPTSGTLCGSLSGKKKKRMMYLTTKNAEFDRHELLIYEEVARMPPFRRKTLVLIGAQGVGRRSLKNKLIMWDPDRYGTTVPYTSRRPKDSEREGQGYSFVSRAEMEADIRAGRYLEHGEYEGNLYGTRIDSIRGVVTAGRVCVLDVNPQAVKVLRTAEFVPYVVFIEAPDFETLRAMNRAALESGVSTKQLTEADLRRTVEESSRIQRGYGHYFDLSLVNSNLERTFRELQAAMEKLRTEPQWVPVSWVY; encoded by the exons ATGGCGAGCAGCCCAGGCAGCGGGGCCTCCTTGGAGGGTATATCCCTGGGCTcctctgaggaaactgagcttcGAAGGGAAG ccatGCAGCAAGTCCTGGACAACCTGGGATCCCTCCCCAGTGCCACGGGGGCAGCAGAACTGGACTTGATCTTCCTTCGAGGCATTATGGAAAGTCCCATAGTGAGATCTCTGGCCAAG gcccatgAGCGGCTGGAGGAGACGAAGCTGGAGGCTGTGCGGGACAACAACCTGGAGCTGGTACAGGAGATCCTTCGGGACCTGGCACAGCTGGCTGAGCAGAGCAGCACCGCGGCCGAGCTGGCCCGCATCCTCCAGGAGCCCCACTTCCAG TCCCTCCTGGAGACTCACGACTCTGTGGCTTCAAAGACCTATGAGACaccaccccccagccctggcctggacCCCACGTTCAGCAACCAGCCCGTGCCTCCCGACGCGGTGCGCATGGTGGGCATCCGCAAGACGGCTGGAGAGCAtctg GGCGTGACTTTCCGCGTGGAAGGCGGTGAGTTGGTGATTGCACGCATTCTGCACGGTGGCATGGTGGCTCAGCAAGGCCTACTACATGTGGGCGACATCATCAAGGAGGTGAACGGGCAGCCGGTGGGCAGCGACCCCCGCGCCCTGCAGGAGCTCCTGCGCAGCGCCAGCGGCAGCGTCATCCTCAAGATCCTGCCCAGCTACCAGGAGCCGCATCTGCCCCGCCAG GTATTTGTGAAATGCCACTTTGATTATGATCCTGCCCGAGACAGCCTCATCCCCTGCAAGGAAGCCGGCCTGCACTTCAGTGCTGGGGACTTGCTACAGATTGTAAACCAGGACGACGCCAACTGGTGGCAG GCGTGCCACGTAGAAGGGGGCAGTGCTGGGCTCATCCCCAGCCAGCTGCTGGAGGAGAAGCGGAAAGCCTTTGTCAAGCGGGACCTGGAGCTGACACCCACCTCAG GGACCCTATGTGGCAgcctttcaggaaagaaaaagaagcgaATGATGTATTTGACCACCAAGAATGCAG AGTTTGACCGCCATGAATTGCTCATTTATGAGGAGGTGGCCCGTATGCCCCCCTTCCGCCGGAAAACCCTGGTGCTGATCGGGGCTCAGGGTGTGGGCCGGCGAAGCCTGAAGAACAAACTCATCATGTGGGATCCGGATCGCTACGGCACCACGGTGCCCT aCACGTCCCGGAGGCCCAAGGACTCAGAACGGGAAGGCCAGGGTTATAGCTTTGTGTCCCGTGCGGAGATGGAGGCCGACATCCGTGCTGGGCGGTACCTGGAACATGGTGAATACGAGGGCAACCTGTATGGCACACGGATCGACTCCATCCGGGGCGTGGTCACTGCTGGCCGGGTGTGTGTGCTGGATGTCAACCCCCAG GCAGTGAAGGTGCTGAGAACAGCCGAGTTTGTCCCTTATGTGGTGTTCATTGAGGCCCCTGACTTTGAGACTCTGCGGGCCATGAACCGGGCGGCGCTGGAGAGTGGGGTATCTACCAAGCAGCTCACG GAGGCGGACCTGAGACGGACAGTGGAGGAGAGCAGCCGTATCCAGAGGGGCTACGGGCACTACTTCGACCTCAGCCTGGTCAACAGCAACCTGGAGAGGACCTTCCGTGAGCTCCAGGCCGCCATGGAGAAGCTGCGCACGGAGCCCCAGTGGGTGCCCGTCAGCTGGGTGTACTGA
- the MPP2 gene encoding MAGUK p55 subfamily member 2 isoform X2 — MPVAATNSETAMQQVLDNLGSLPSATGAAELDLIFLRGIMESPIVRSLAKAHERLEETKLEAVRDNNLELVQEILRDLAQLAEQSSTAAELARILQEPHFQSLLETHDSVASKTYETPPPSPGLDPTFSNQPVPPDAVRMVGIRKTAGEHLGVTFRVEGGELVIARILHGGMVAQQGLLHVGDIIKEVNGQPVGSDPRALQELLRSASGSVILKILPSYQEPHLPRQVFVKCHFDYDPARDSLIPCKEAGLHFSAGDLLQIVNQDDANWWQACHVEGGSAGLIPSQLLEEKRKAFVKRDLELTPTSGTLCGSLSGKKKKRMMYLTTKNAEFDRHELLIYEEVARMPPFRRKTLVLIGAQGVGRRSLKNKLIMWDPDRYGTTVPYTSRRPKDSEREGQGYSFVSRAEMEADIRAGRYLEHGEYEGNLYGTRIDSIRGVVTAGRVCVLDVNPQAVKVLRTAEFVPYVVFIEAPDFETLRAMNRAALESGVSTKQLTEADLRRTVEESSRIQRGYGHYFDLSLVNSNLERTFRELQAAMEKLRTEPQWVPVSWVY, encoded by the exons ATGCCGGTTGCTGCCACCAACTCTGAGACTG ccatGCAGCAAGTCCTGGACAACCTGGGATCCCTCCCCAGTGCCACGGGGGCAGCAGAACTGGACTTGATCTTCCTTCGAGGCATTATGGAAAGTCCCATAGTGAGATCTCTGGCCAAG gcccatgAGCGGCTGGAGGAGACGAAGCTGGAGGCTGTGCGGGACAACAACCTGGAGCTGGTACAGGAGATCCTTCGGGACCTGGCACAGCTGGCTGAGCAGAGCAGCACCGCGGCCGAGCTGGCCCGCATCCTCCAGGAGCCCCACTTCCAG TCCCTCCTGGAGACTCACGACTCTGTGGCTTCAAAGACCTATGAGACaccaccccccagccctggcctggacCCCACGTTCAGCAACCAGCCCGTGCCTCCCGACGCGGTGCGCATGGTGGGCATCCGCAAGACGGCTGGAGAGCAtctg GGCGTGACTTTCCGCGTGGAAGGCGGTGAGTTGGTGATTGCACGCATTCTGCACGGTGGCATGGTGGCTCAGCAAGGCCTACTACATGTGGGCGACATCATCAAGGAGGTGAACGGGCAGCCGGTGGGCAGCGACCCCCGCGCCCTGCAGGAGCTCCTGCGCAGCGCCAGCGGCAGCGTCATCCTCAAGATCCTGCCCAGCTACCAGGAGCCGCATCTGCCCCGCCAG GTATTTGTGAAATGCCACTTTGATTATGATCCTGCCCGAGACAGCCTCATCCCCTGCAAGGAAGCCGGCCTGCACTTCAGTGCTGGGGACTTGCTACAGATTGTAAACCAGGACGACGCCAACTGGTGGCAG GCGTGCCACGTAGAAGGGGGCAGTGCTGGGCTCATCCCCAGCCAGCTGCTGGAGGAGAAGCGGAAAGCCTTTGTCAAGCGGGACCTGGAGCTGACACCCACCTCAG GGACCCTATGTGGCAgcctttcaggaaagaaaaagaagcgaATGATGTATTTGACCACCAAGAATGCAG AGTTTGACCGCCATGAATTGCTCATTTATGAGGAGGTGGCCCGTATGCCCCCCTTCCGCCGGAAAACCCTGGTGCTGATCGGGGCTCAGGGTGTGGGCCGGCGAAGCCTGAAGAACAAACTCATCATGTGGGATCCGGATCGCTACGGCACCACGGTGCCCT aCACGTCCCGGAGGCCCAAGGACTCAGAACGGGAAGGCCAGGGTTATAGCTTTGTGTCCCGTGCGGAGATGGAGGCCGACATCCGTGCTGGGCGGTACCTGGAACATGGTGAATACGAGGGCAACCTGTATGGCACACGGATCGACTCCATCCGGGGCGTGGTCACTGCTGGCCGGGTGTGTGTGCTGGATGTCAACCCCCAG GCAGTGAAGGTGCTGAGAACAGCCGAGTTTGTCCCTTATGTGGTGTTCATTGAGGCCCCTGACTTTGAGACTCTGCGGGCCATGAACCGGGCGGCGCTGGAGAGTGGGGTATCTACCAAGCAGCTCACG GAGGCGGACCTGAGACGGACAGTGGAGGAGAGCAGCCGTATCCAGAGGGGCTACGGGCACTACTTCGACCTCAGCCTGGTCAACAGCAACCTGGAGAGGACCTTCCGTGAGCTCCAGGCCGCCATGGAGAAGCTGCGCACGGAGCCCCAGTGGGTGCCCGTCAGCTGGGTGTACTGA
- the MPP2 gene encoding MAGUK p55 subfamily member 2 isoform X1 — protein sequence MLLERDQTLLPIDAGPRPRGESSKVTSGTELVSCAGPWYPSGLSRVCADSGDFGARHYESHFRALADLTMPVAATNSETAMQQVLDNLGSLPSATGAAELDLIFLRGIMESPIVRSLAKAHERLEETKLEAVRDNNLELVQEILRDLAQLAEQSSTAAELARILQEPHFQSLLETHDSVASKTYETPPPSPGLDPTFSNQPVPPDAVRMVGIRKTAGEHLGVTFRVEGGELVIARILHGGMVAQQGLLHVGDIIKEVNGQPVGSDPRALQELLRSASGSVILKILPSYQEPHLPRQVFVKCHFDYDPARDSLIPCKEAGLHFSAGDLLQIVNQDDANWWQACHVEGGSAGLIPSQLLEEKRKAFVKRDLELTPTSGTLCGSLSGKKKKRMMYLTTKNAEFDRHELLIYEEVARMPPFRRKTLVLIGAQGVGRRSLKNKLIMWDPDRYGTTVPYTSRRPKDSEREGQGYSFVSRAEMEADIRAGRYLEHGEYEGNLYGTRIDSIRGVVTAGRVCVLDVNPQAVKVLRTAEFVPYVVFIEAPDFETLRAMNRAALESGVSTKQLTEADLRRTVEESSRIQRGYGHYFDLSLVNSNLERTFRELQAAMEKLRTEPQWVPVSWVY from the exons gagaGCCATTTCAGAGCCCTTGCTGACCTCACCATGCCGGTTGCTGCCACCAACTCTGAGACTG ccatGCAGCAAGTCCTGGACAACCTGGGATCCCTCCCCAGTGCCACGGGGGCAGCAGAACTGGACTTGATCTTCCTTCGAGGCATTATGGAAAGTCCCATAGTGAGATCTCTGGCCAAG gcccatgAGCGGCTGGAGGAGACGAAGCTGGAGGCTGTGCGGGACAACAACCTGGAGCTGGTACAGGAGATCCTTCGGGACCTGGCACAGCTGGCTGAGCAGAGCAGCACCGCGGCCGAGCTGGCCCGCATCCTCCAGGAGCCCCACTTCCAG TCCCTCCTGGAGACTCACGACTCTGTGGCTTCAAAGACCTATGAGACaccaccccccagccctggcctggacCCCACGTTCAGCAACCAGCCCGTGCCTCCCGACGCGGTGCGCATGGTGGGCATCCGCAAGACGGCTGGAGAGCAtctg GGCGTGACTTTCCGCGTGGAAGGCGGTGAGTTGGTGATTGCACGCATTCTGCACGGTGGCATGGTGGCTCAGCAAGGCCTACTACATGTGGGCGACATCATCAAGGAGGTGAACGGGCAGCCGGTGGGCAGCGACCCCCGCGCCCTGCAGGAGCTCCTGCGCAGCGCCAGCGGCAGCGTCATCCTCAAGATCCTGCCCAGCTACCAGGAGCCGCATCTGCCCCGCCAG GTATTTGTGAAATGCCACTTTGATTATGATCCTGCCCGAGACAGCCTCATCCCCTGCAAGGAAGCCGGCCTGCACTTCAGTGCTGGGGACTTGCTACAGATTGTAAACCAGGACGACGCCAACTGGTGGCAG GCGTGCCACGTAGAAGGGGGCAGTGCTGGGCTCATCCCCAGCCAGCTGCTGGAGGAGAAGCGGAAAGCCTTTGTCAAGCGGGACCTGGAGCTGACACCCACCTCAG GGACCCTATGTGGCAgcctttcaggaaagaaaaagaagcgaATGATGTATTTGACCACCAAGAATGCAG AGTTTGACCGCCATGAATTGCTCATTTATGAGGAGGTGGCCCGTATGCCCCCCTTCCGCCGGAAAACCCTGGTGCTGATCGGGGCTCAGGGTGTGGGCCGGCGAAGCCTGAAGAACAAACTCATCATGTGGGATCCGGATCGCTACGGCACCACGGTGCCCT aCACGTCCCGGAGGCCCAAGGACTCAGAACGGGAAGGCCAGGGTTATAGCTTTGTGTCCCGTGCGGAGATGGAGGCCGACATCCGTGCTGGGCGGTACCTGGAACATGGTGAATACGAGGGCAACCTGTATGGCACACGGATCGACTCCATCCGGGGCGTGGTCACTGCTGGCCGGGTGTGTGTGCTGGATGTCAACCCCCAG GCAGTGAAGGTGCTGAGAACAGCCGAGTTTGTCCCTTATGTGGTGTTCATTGAGGCCCCTGACTTTGAGACTCTGCGGGCCATGAACCGGGCGGCGCTGGAGAGTGGGGTATCTACCAAGCAGCTCACG GAGGCGGACCTGAGACGGACAGTGGAGGAGAGCAGCCGTATCCAGAGGGGCTACGGGCACTACTTCGACCTCAGCCTGGTCAACAGCAACCTGGAGAGGACCTTCCGTGAGCTCCAGGCCGCCATGGAGAAGCTGCGCACGGAGCCCCAGTGGGTGCCCGTCAGCTGGGTGTACTGA